The Bubalus bubalis isolate 160015118507 breed Murrah chromosome 2, NDDB_SH_1, whole genome shotgun sequence genome includes the window CAAAAGTATGTTGTACCTATAACAGAGCCTAGACATTCCCATTTAACATTTTCTGTTGACTTTTACTACAGTGcccaggtgttttttgttttttgtttgtttttactatcACCAGGTCATGGTCAGTAAGGTTTTAAAAAGCTAAGTACAACCTATGTTTTAATCCAATCGCTGAGTAATTAGGCGTAAGTGAATAGTTATTGAAACATAGCATTTTATAACTTGATACACACACCATATTCTGTGGATAATTTAATATATAGAGAAGGAAATTgttacccactacagtattcttgactggagaatcctgtggacaggggagcctggtgggcagctagctgtccatggggtcacacagagttggacacaactgaagcgacttagcacacatgcatgcatgcatgtgttggacaaggaaatggcaacccactccagtgttcttgcctggagaatcccagggacagaggatcctgatgggctgctgtctatggggtcacacagagtcagacatgactgacacgacttagcagcagcagcagcagcagtagcagaagtcAGTGAGACTCAGAATCATTTCAGTGACTTTCCAAAGATTATGAAATTCATAGCAGACCAAATCAGCTGATATCAATTTAGCTGTTAGTAAACTTATATGTGTGCAAAAATTATTGTATTCAtaatgaatgtgaagtcaagtgggccttatgaagcatcactatgaacaaagctagtggaggtgatgggattccagctgaactattataaatcctaaaagatgatgctattaaagtgttgcactcaatatgccagcaaatttggaaaattcagcagtggccacaggactggaaaaggtcagtttttattccaatcccaaagaaggataATGCCAacaaatgtttaaactactgcacaattgcactcatttcacatgctagcaaggtaatgctcaaaatccttgaagctaggcttcaacagtacgggaaccaagaaatttcagatgtacaagctggatttagaaaaggcagaagaaccagaaatcaaattgccaacatccattgaatcatagaaaaagcaagagaattacagaaaaaaacatctacttctgcttcattgactatgctaaatcctttgactgtgtggtcacaacaaactgtggaatatccttagagatgggaataccagaccacctaactgcctcctgcaaaacctgtatgtaggtcaagaaacaacagttagaaccagacgtggggaaatagattggttcaaaattctgaaaagagtgtgtcaaggctgtatattgtcaccctgcttatttaacttatatgcagagtatacatcatgtgaaatgccaggctggatgaatcacaagctggaatcaaaattgccagtagaaatatcaacaacctcagatatgcagatgataccactgtaacaacagaaagtgaagaggaactaaagagcctcttgatgaaggtgaaaagaagagagtgaaaaagctggcttaaactgaacattcaaaaaactaagatcatggcatcctgtcccatcacttcatggctaatagatggggaaacaatggaaacagtgacagactttattttcttggactccaagatcactgtggatggagactgcagccatgaaagtaaaagttgcttgctacttggaaaaaaagctatgacaattatagacagtattaaaaatcagagacatcattttgctgacaaaggtctatatatagtcaaagctacagtttttccattagtcatgaatgatgtgagagtggactttgaagaagcctgaattccaaagaattgatgcttttgaattgctgtgctggagaagactcttgagagtcccttggactgcaaggNNNNNNNNNNNNNNNNNNNNNNNNNNNNNNNNNNNNNNNNNNNNNNNNNNNNNNNNNNNNNNNNNNNNNNNNNNNNNNNNNNNNNNNNNNNNNNNNNNNNTGGAGAGACTTGTGTTTCAGTTCTGGCTGAAAGAATATTAAGTCATCAGCAAGTCACATAACTTACTTGGGCTTTAAATTCTTCCTCTCTGAAATGAGGGAATTGAATAATATCTCAGGTTCCCTAAAGCTTTATAATGCTTAAGGTGTTTTTGTTCCttatgaaaacagtatgaagCATAATAATTGTTCATATAAATAGAAACTGTATCACCTGGAAGAACCTGCTTAAAGGATTGCTCTTATTTTAGTATATGGAGACCCTGATGATTATTATGCTGTAATCAGAGCGTTACTGAAAAATCACTGAAGAGTCTGACTGTTTAAATGCTATGGTGGGTGGATTTTCCAGCCCCAGGTCTGCTCCTTGGCATCTTTCTATACTACCACTGGAGGAATATATCCACTTCTGTTCTAACTTGGCCCTTGTGTTTCATTTGCAGTCCTTACAACGTATCTGCAAGGCACTTGTTTTTAtctacattttataaatgaggaaactgaagttctaGAAGGTTCAGTGGCTTGTCTAAAAACATCAGAGCTAAGGACCAAAAGGCAGTTTAGGTCTGGCAACCAAGTCCAGGCCCAGCTGGCTCTAGAGTAAAGTGCTGCCTTAAAACTCCCTTATGAATTTCAGACATAGATCTTGAATGGGTCACACAGTAAGGCCATAACAATAGGCAGATAAAAATGCCAACAAACACCTGAACTCCTAGGTCACCAGAGCACAGTAGATTCACCACTAAAGGCTGTGGGAAAAGTTCAGGAGAGCTGTGGATGTCAACAGgataaggaaagggaaaagtttGCCTCTTGTCTTAAGAACTTAAAAGTCCAGAAGGAGGAGGCAGCACATTGAAGGGAATagccctgggcaagttactttggTTGCGTgttagtttcttcctctgtaaaaggAGCATAATCATAGAACCTACCTTGTGTCATGAGAATTAAATCAATTAATGCATCCAAAACCCCCAAAGTCAGCTATTATTCTAGGCATGTTTTAACTGTTAATATTTGCTCAGGGATGCTCTAGTGAAAATCCTCTTTgcagttttaaaggaaaatgtgttAAGAGCAGTGCTTGAAGTTAATGAATTATTGCAAAGACTCattatttgtatatgtatttgttcAGACCCACTTGGTTTTAGAGGggttttaattgaaaattttaattaaaatgagagTTCACTTGACTTATAGAATGGTATTAGTAGTTAATCTCATCCTAATAAgtgctttctatttttattattaacttgAGTTTGAAGATTATCTTCAGCAATAACTTCATGTCAGCTTTGTCTTACTATTAGTAGGTGATATCTTTTGAGATGACTATAACTAAGTTACTTTAAAACTGGTGTTGGGAAGAACAAACAAATAGCTACAGAAACTCTTTATCTTCTCATCTATATCATAAGACAGAGGCAAAACTTAAGTTACTATTTGTGGAAGTGAATATGGACTTGTAGGACCACAGATTATTAAAATTCATCAAAACTATTATCTAACAACTTTTCTCTCTATTATTTCATGTTAATCTCAAatagacttctttaaaaaaaatgatgcttgtAGCCCTTgcccttttggattttttttctgactaATCATTATGGATTTTTCTTATCATCAGCAAATATGAGGACAGGATCTGGTGGAACAGTTATGAACTGGTTTTTGTGGCAACTGGTTAAAAATGTACACCTTTTTGGGTAAAAACAGCTTTTAAGTCTCTGTTCTGGCATTGCCATTGTTTTCCTTGTAGGCAAATTCAGAATGCCTCCTTCTTGATGTTGCtgtttttactggagtatagttgctttacagtgtttcattagtttctactgtacagcaaaataaatcagccatacatagacatgtatcccctcttcctcagattttcttcccattgaggttaccacagagcactgagtagagttccctgtgctctacagtcagttctcattagttatctactttatacatactTTAATTCATATTTCTTTGCATAAAATGCCCTTATATGCTAGGCTCCCAGCATTTCTAGAGAGGTCTGGCATCTGTAGTCCCGTGTCACACACTGTGTGACAGCTCACACATTGTGAGGACAAGGTTATCAGGAAGACACAGCAGCCTGGCTGCATCATGATAGCAACAATGAGGACATAAACACACACAAGCTTTTCTTGACAATGTATATTGTACACTGTGTATTGTATGTATACAATGTGTATTGTAATGTGTATTGTACATTGACAATGTATGTAAATCAAATCTTGAATTGGATACCCTCATTTGAAATTGTCATAGTGAAACCTGGAAGATACTTAGTATTGTCCACAGGTTTGACTGAGAGAGaattttgtaagtttttttttttttttttttaatcttgtgatCTCTTTGCTTTGCTTTCAAGATTTCCTCCACtagtttaaagattttattttgctgtGGACCATTTTTAGAGTCTTTGTTGAGtttgttaccatattgcttctgtttttcgttttggttttttggccacgaggtatgtggaatcttacttccctgaccagggatcaaaccctcaccccttGAATTGGGAAGCTGaaatcataaccactggactgtcagagaaGACCACATCAGTCTGTTCTATAGCTTTTTACTTCAACTAAGTACAATTTGCTTTCTGTATTCAACCAAAACATGACCACTCttgttccctttctttttccatgtttcttctttccccaaaatggttttcccatttttcaaatCTGAACTTCCTGGCTTCTAATTTCTGTCAAAATACTGCCAAACTCTTACTGTCTCTGGGGATATCCTCCTATCTGAAAGCCAATCATTCATGTCTTTGCTTGCTGTTTTTAgcaaattttatattcatatcTACAGTTGGATTGAAAATTCCTGTAACAATTCACTTTTGTACCATTTCTTGCAAGTCATCCTGGTTGCCACACATCTGTACATAAAATGTTTCTTGATGTACTCTGCTCATACCATGCATTTAGTGAGCACGCTAGAAAAAATTGAACATATTAGAATTAGATTTTTAAGTCACACACTGCTGCTTatgatattttatgtattttcttgttCTGtacattcttttaatatttccatCTGCCTTTGTTACTGTCATCCCTGTATAAACAGTATGCTCCTTTCATATTACCCTCCATTATATCATGTCCATTTTTTTGAGGCATAGCATATTACAATGGCTTTTTCAGCCCAGTGTCTCTGTATGTTACATTATCaagattttctaaaataagatttaaattatatatgaaacTTCAAGACAAGTGTCTCATCTAAACTCTGGGAAAGAGATTTAGAAATTCCACGAAGTACAATAAAGGCATTTTTGTACATAAAAACAATTGTATTCTACAAGCAGAGATCTTAATTGGCATTCTAACTGGCTTGGTTTGTGAGTACTGAATTTACTGTGGACACTGAGTGAATTGAAGGATGCCTTTAGTGGCTGAGGCTGCTGCCACAAATCCTATGTCTGTTTTCAACTTCTAGCACCCTAAACTCCATGTACTCTTAagacacagagataaaatatGTGCATTATCACAGACTGTCCTGCATCCTGACATGTTATGACCATAAGGAATTGTAATGATTATACTGTCCTTATTCTCATTCTGGCTGGAAGGAAACTAATGTCCAAGTTCATGTGGAGGAGTTGGCTTGGAAGAGGCCAGTTTTCTCAACTTTTCCTCCAATACCAGCTTGCTTGCACCTGACCAGGATGCTGCATATAAAGTAGAATGCCATATTTTGCTCCATAAAACCTTAGTAGGCAGAGATGCAAAATGTACACTCAGCTTTCCTTGTACTTCTCAAAATGATGGATGGATTCAAAGCCAGGACTTGagttgctttatttaaaatatgaatacagGAGTGAGGAGACATATTGCAAAGATATAACGACTGGAGCTCTAAAttatggtaattaaaaaaaacaaaaatactcttCGTCAACATTAAATGACACATGTTAGTAGGGTAAGTATTGTCAGCACAGTTAACATTTgccaattttgattttttttttttctcctccagctACATGTGGTCATTTGAAAAAGCGCATCTGAGCATGGTTCAGGTCATCACAGGACAACTTGTCGAGTCTTTCGACGAGGAGTTTAGAACTCTCTACGCCAGGTCCTGTGCCCCCAGCTCTTTTGCCCCGGAAGAGTCAGTCAGGGTGAACCGCGGCAAAGCCCTCTGGGAGAACGGCACTTACCAGCGCTCCATGTCTTCCTTAGCGTCTGTTTCCAGCCAAAGAAACCTTTTTGGCAGACAAGACAGCATTCACAAACTAGATTCTAGCTACTTCAAAAACAGAGGGATATATACTCGCAATGAACATGACAAATACAACATAAGAAATCACACATACAAACCTCACTTTGTTCCCAACTTTAATGGTCCAATCCGTCAGCATCAGCACAGTCAGTTAAATGAAAACTGGAAGAGGCACAGTTATGCCGGGGAACAGCCAGAAACGACGCCATACTTGCTGCTCAACAGGGCTCTGAATCGAAATGTTAATGCTCCTGGGAACTGGAAAAGGCCTTCAGACAGTCTCAGCGTCACGTCGTCTTCCCGGGGTGGCTACGGAGGCCGCCAGCACACACCTGCCCAGAGTTTTGCTGACCGCCTTGCCCAGAGGAAGACGACCAATCTTCCAGAAAGGAATTCCAACGTGCGGAGGTCTTTTAACGGGACAGATAATCATATTCGCTTCTTGCAACAACGCATGCCAACCCTTGAACATACCACAAAGTCATTTTTGCGTAACTGGAGGATTGAGTCCTACTTAAATGACCATTCAGAAGCTGCCCCTGATTCCAACGGATCTGCTCCCACCGACAGGTTTGAGGGCTATGAGGGACATGAGAATTTGAAAGCCAGTGCCCTGTACACTCACTCTCGGCTTCGTTCTTCTCTCGTGTTTAAACCCACTTTACCTGAGCAGCAGGAAGCCAACAGTTGTACAACTGATTCCTCAAATTCAACTGTCGTTGGTTCCCAGGGAAGTGACACACCTAAAAAGATCCCAGACACCCCAACAGGCGCACAGCTTATGACAGACAAACCCCCAGAGGAGGCAACACCCAAGTCCTCACTGCAGCCAGAGGCACCAAAAATGCACACCTTACAGGTTCCTGAAAGCCATCCACCAGCTTTAAACCCAACTACAAATGGCCCTACGGAATCAAACAACTATTTGTATACAACCTTGTGTGCAAACAAGCAGACAGAAAACCCAAAGAATCAGCAAAATGAGAATCTGCTTAAAAGGCGCAGTTTCCCATTCTTTGACAATTCAAAAGCCAATATGGATCATGGAAATAGTAAGCATTATGTGTATAGCACACTTACCAGGAATCCAGTGAGACAACCAGAAAAATCAAAAGAGGATTTGCTAAAAAGTTCTAAAAGCATGCACAATGTGACCCATGGcgtggaagaggaggaggagggggaagaggaggtTCCCAAGGGAGATCCTCCAAGTGGCACTGGTACCAAATCAATTTCCATGGCTGCATTGCTTGATGTGAATAAAGAGGAGCCCAACAAAGAAGTCACTTCAAAGAAAGAAGTGAAGGGTTCcccaaattttttgaaaaagggaTCTCAGAAGTTAAGGTCATTACTTAGCCTTGCCCCAGAAAAGAAAGACAATCTATCCAAAAACAAAGCACCTGCCTTTTACAGAATGTGTAGTAGTTCTGACACCTTAATTTCTGAGGCTGAAgagaatcaaaaacaaaaaaaatcagaacacaaaAATGATTCATCACCTAGGAGAAAGCATTCCTCTTCATCCAACTCTCCAGGCAGCATCCACAAGAGTAAGGAAGATGTAGCAGTACATTCACCCAAGAGGATACATTCTCCATCCGACGAAAGTAACAAAACCATAGCTTCTTCAGGTCCAGCTGAAAGCAAGTTCTCAGAAAGAGCAGGAGATGCCTCTGCCCCCAGATTCAACACTGAGCAGATCCAGTACCGAGATTCAAAGGAGATTAAAGCAGTTGTTGTTCCTGAAAGAAAACCAACTTCTTCTCCAAGACCAAAGCCCAATGATGAGCTTCTGAGAACTCATTCAGTTGACCGGCGTGTTTACAGTCGTTTTGAGCCATTTTGTAAGATTGAAAGCTCTATTCAGCCAACAAGCAACATGCCAAATAGCAGTACACACCGGCCAGAAGTGAAATCCTCAACTATGGGCAATAGTTATGGCAGGTCCAGCCCAATGCTTAATTATAACACTGGTGTTTACCACTCGTTTCAGCCAAATGAAAACAAGTTTCGAGGATTTATGCAGAAGTTTGGAAacttcatacacaaaaataaatgagctactgTAATtacaaatagactttaaaatataagATCCATGTGGCTATAAATATTTGTCCAAAGAACA containing:
- the FAM83B gene encoding protein FAM83B (The sequence of the model RefSeq protein was modified relative to this genomic sequence to represent the inferred CDS: added 308 bases not found in genome assembly) — its product is MIKEARKVIALAMDIFTDVDIFKEIVEASTRGISVYILLDESKFSHFLSMTEKQGCQVQRLRNIRVRTVKGQDYLSKTGAKFHGKMEQKFLLVDCQKVMFGSYSYMWSFEKAHLSMVQVITGQLVESFDEEFRTLYARSCAPSSFAPEESVRVNRGKALWENGTYQRSMSSLASVSSQRNLFGRQDSIHKLDSSYFKNRGIYTRNEHDKYNIRNHTYKPHFVPNFNGPIRQHQHSQLNENWKRHSYAGEQPETTPYLLLNRALNRNVNAPGNWKRPSDSLSVTSSSRGGYGGRQHTPAQSFADRLAQRKTTNLPERNSNVRRSFNGTDNHIRFLQQRMPTLEHTTKSFLRNWRIESYLNDHSEAAPDSNGSAPTDRFEGYEGHENLKASALYTHSRLRSSLVFKPTLPEQQEANSCTTDSSNSTVVGSQGSDTPKKIPDTPTGAQLMTDKPPEEATPKSSLQPEAPKMHTLQVPESHPPALNPTTNGPTESNNYLYTTLCANKQTENPKNQQNENLLKRRSFPFFDNSKANMDHGNSKHYVYSTLTRNPVRQPEKSKEDLLKSSKSMHNVTHGVEEEEEGEEEVPKGDPPSGTGTKSISMAALLDVNKEEPNKEVTSKKEVKGSPNFLKKGSQKLRSLLSLAPEKKDNLSKNKAPAFYRMCSSSDTLISEAEENQKQKKSEHKNDSSPRRKHSSSSNSPGSIHKSKEDVAVHSPKRIHSPSDESNKTIASSGPAESKFSERAGDASAPRFNTEQIQYRDSKEIKAVVVPERKPTSSPRPKPNDELLRTHSVDRRVYSRFEPFCKIESSIQPTSNMPNSSTHRPEVKSSTMGNSYGRSSPMLNYNTGVYHSFQPNENKFRGFMQKFGNFIHKNK